From the genome of Streptacidiphilus rugosus AM-16, one region includes:
- a CDS encoding efflux RND transporter permease subunit → MRWLISSSLRLAAAVVVAALVVMGLGVNSLRHAAVDTLPEFLPPQIQVQTEALGLSANEVEQLITVPMEDELNGLPFLDHLRSQSLPGLSAIELTFKPGTDIYQARQLTHERVAQGPAVVNIGTPPVMIQPLSAESRAMMIGLSSSTVSPIDLSTLARWRIRPRLLAVPGVANVTIWGQRDQQLQVLVDPARLHAKGVTLSQVINTAGDAMWTSPLTFVEASSPGADGFIDTPNQRLSVQHLLPISTPADLAKVPIEADVGVSKLKLGDVSTVVEDHPALRGDAVLTSQSPDGTGFLLVVEKFPGANTLAVDKGVRQAMAELQPGLSGVTIDTQVFTPASYIDSALANLGWAALAGLVLLVAWFGLAWRSWRVALLGLVAVALPLITAGWVLELRGSTFTTLTLAGLAVALAIVVDDAVSAMAALRRGLDVPDPDGATAGSRESRGAAITEALLGVRRPLGYALAVVLLAAVPLLVIPGSNGQLTRPMLFTYLLTVVAATAVALTVTPALALLLLRRAPERRAAPPVARWMEAAYDRIGPALARRRAGAVALTAVLGLAALAIIPQFGHGGLLPVPQDRDLLVQWSAAPGTSLPAMRQTTEAAGAELRGVAGVTNVASDIGQALLGDQIVSVDSAQTWISVSKSADYGRTKDAIATVLSHYPALRHQLLTYAQTALAEAPRSDTGPGGTAPLTVRLYGTDWAALTAQADRLRSVVDGVSGVSGATVHEPTQEPSITIDTDVDKAARYGLKPGDVRRATAVLISGIPVGSYYQQQQIFDVAVWSVPAVRSSLADVQNLLLDTPSGGQVALKDVASVSITPAPTEIDHDQASRYLDITANVRGTDLDTAVSRVKTAVLGVSLPLGYHAEVTSGLQEQQSDALRLILVAIGCALGVLLLFQAAFRSWSRALVLLLSLPLSLAGGVLTALIAGRDLSAGELIGFLGVLALAVRGGLLVLRRAQDLERDGRHDAALRAAREAAFPVTTSAVGLVLLVLPFTVRGDVPGLELVRPLSLVLIGGAVSSTLVTLLLLPAFAGRGGGGEGSDEGLFRTPDSGFDASGLTPALSGASAGGAIGGPSGPGSSSGSGGSSGSGGSARSNDAATAGGSEEAGSADASDSPAEARDPDGGVGRNGSGGPNGHNGRNGDGTANGGEASAPAEADRESESAEAEEGASR, encoded by the coding sequence GTGCGTTGGCTGATCTCGTCGAGTCTGCGGCTGGCCGCCGCAGTCGTGGTGGCGGCGCTGGTGGTGATGGGGCTCGGCGTGAACTCCCTGCGTCACGCCGCCGTCGACACGCTGCCTGAGTTCCTGCCGCCCCAGATCCAGGTGCAGACGGAGGCGCTGGGGCTGTCCGCCAACGAGGTGGAGCAGCTGATCACCGTGCCGATGGAGGACGAGCTCAACGGGCTCCCCTTCCTCGACCATCTGCGCTCCCAGTCGCTGCCCGGCCTGTCCGCCATCGAGCTGACCTTCAAGCCGGGCACCGACATCTACCAGGCTCGTCAGCTCACGCACGAGCGCGTCGCGCAGGGCCCCGCCGTGGTCAACATCGGCACCCCGCCGGTGATGATCCAGCCGCTCTCCGCCGAGTCCAGAGCCATGATGATCGGCCTGTCCTCGTCCACGGTCAGCCCGATCGACCTGTCCACGCTGGCGCGCTGGCGGATCAGGCCTCGGCTGCTGGCCGTTCCCGGCGTCGCCAACGTCACCATCTGGGGGCAGCGTGACCAGCAGCTCCAGGTGCTGGTCGACCCGGCGAGGCTGCACGCCAAGGGCGTGACGCTGTCCCAGGTCATCAACACCGCGGGCGACGCGATGTGGACCTCGCCGCTGACCTTCGTCGAGGCGTCCTCCCCCGGCGCGGACGGCTTCATCGACACCCCCAACCAGCGTCTCTCGGTGCAGCACCTGCTGCCCATCTCCACCCCCGCGGACCTGGCCAAGGTCCCGATCGAAGCCGACGTCGGCGTGAGCAAGCTCAAGCTCGGCGACGTCTCCACGGTCGTCGAGGACCACCCCGCCCTGCGCGGCGACGCCGTGCTGACCTCGCAGTCCCCCGACGGCACCGGCTTCCTGCTGGTGGTGGAGAAGTTCCCCGGCGCCAACACCCTGGCCGTGGACAAGGGCGTCCGGCAGGCGATGGCCGAACTGCAGCCCGGCCTGTCCGGGGTGACCATCGACACGCAGGTCTTCACCCCCGCCTCCTACATCGACTCCGCCCTGGCCAACCTCGGCTGGGCCGCGCTGGCCGGGCTGGTGCTGCTGGTGGCCTGGTTCGGGCTGGCCTGGCGGTCCTGGCGGGTCGCCCTGCTCGGCCTCGTCGCGGTCGCGCTGCCGCTGATCACCGCGGGCTGGGTGCTGGAGCTGCGCGGCTCGACCTTCACCACGCTGACCCTGGCCGGGCTGGCCGTCGCCCTGGCGATCGTGGTCGACGACGCCGTCTCCGCGATGGCGGCGCTCCGGCGCGGCCTGGACGTGCCCGATCCCGACGGCGCCACGGCCGGCTCCCGCGAGTCCCGCGGCGCGGCGATCACCGAGGCGCTGCTCGGCGTGCGCCGTCCGCTGGGCTACGCGCTCGCGGTGGTGCTCCTCGCGGCCGTCCCGCTGCTGGTGATCCCCGGCAGCAACGGCCAGCTGACCCGGCCGATGCTCTTCACCTACCTGCTCACGGTCGTGGCGGCCACCGCCGTCGCCCTGACCGTCACCCCGGCGCTAGCGCTGCTGCTGCTCCGCCGCGCGCCCGAGCGGCGGGCCGCGCCGCCGGTCGCGCGCTGGATGGAGGCCGCCTACGACCGGATCGGTCCGGCCCTCGCCCGGCGGCGCGCCGGAGCGGTCGCGCTGACCGCGGTGCTGGGGCTGGCCGCGCTGGCGATCATCCCGCAGTTCGGCCACGGCGGGCTGCTGCCCGTCCCGCAGGACCGCGACCTGCTGGTGCAGTGGAGCGCCGCACCCGGCACCTCGCTGCCGGCGATGCGGCAGACCACCGAGGCGGCCGGCGCCGAGCTGCGCGGCGTCGCCGGGGTCACCAACGTCGCCAGCGACATCGGGCAGGCGCTGCTGGGCGACCAGATCGTCAGCGTCGACTCGGCGCAGACCTGGATCTCCGTCTCCAAGAGCGCGGACTACGGCCGCACCAAGGACGCGATCGCGACCGTCCTGTCGCACTACCCGGCCCTGCGCCACCAGCTCCTGACGTACGCGCAGACCGCGCTGGCCGAGGCTCCCCGGTCGGACACCGGGCCCGGCGGCACCGCGCCGCTGACCGTCCGTCTCTACGGAACGGACTGGGCGGCGCTGACGGCACAGGCGGACCGTCTGCGCTCGGTCGTCGACGGCGTCTCCGGTGTGAGCGGCGCGACGGTGCACGAGCCGACGCAGGAGCCGTCGATCACCATCGACACGGACGTGGACAAGGCCGCGAGGTACGGTCTCAAGCCCGGCGACGTGCGGCGCGCGACGGCCGTGCTGATCTCCGGCATCCCGGTCGGCAGCTACTACCAGCAGCAGCAGATCTTCGACGTCGCGGTGTGGAGCGTCCCGGCCGTCAGGTCGAGCCTCGCCGACGTCCAGAACCTGCTGCTGGACACCCCGAGCGGCGGCCAGGTCGCGCTGAAGGACGTGGCGAGCGTCAGCATCACGCCCGCCCCGACCGAGATCGACCACGACCAGGCCTCGCGCTACCTCGACATCACCGCGAACGTGCGCGGCACGGACCTGGACACCGCGGTGTCGCGGGTGAAGACGGCGGTGCTCGGGGTGAGCCTGCCGCTCGGCTATCACGCGGAGGTCACCAGCGGTCTGCAGGAGCAGCAGAGCGACGCGCTGCGGCTGATCCTGGTCGCGATCGGCTGCGCGCTGGGCGTGCTGCTGCTCTTCCAGGCGGCGTTCCGGAGCTGGTCGCGGGCGCTGGTGCTACTGCTGTCGCTGCCGCTCTCGCTGGCGGGCGGCGTACTGACGGCGCTGATCGCCGGGCGGGACCTGTCCGCCGGCGAGCTGATCGGCTTCCTCGGCGTGCTGGCCCTGGCCGTCCGCGGCGGGCTGCTCGTGCTGCGCCGGGCCCAGGACCTGGAGCGCGACGGCCGCCACGACGCGGCGCTGCGCGCGGCCAGGGAGGCGGCGTTCCCGGTGACCACCTCGGCGGTGGGCCTGGTGCTGCTGGTCCTGCCGTTCACGGTGCGCGGCGACGTCCCCGGGCTGGAGCTGGTCCGTCCGCTCTCCCTGGTCCTGATCGGCGGCGCGGTCTCCAGCACCCTGGTCACCCTGCTCCTCCTTCCCGCCTTCGCGGGCCGGGGCGGCGGGGGCGAGGGCAGCGACGAGGGCCTCTTCCGCACCCCGGACTCCGGCTTCGACGCGAGCGGCCTCACACCGGCTCTGTCGGGCGCGAGCGCGGGCGGAGCGATCGGCGGCCCGTCGGGCCCCGGCAGCTCCTCGGGATCCGGAGGCTCCTCCGGCTCCGGCGGCTCCGCGCGCTCGAACGACGCGGCGACGGCGGGTGGCTCGGAGGAGGCGGGCTCGGCCGACGCGTCGGATTCCCCGGCCGAGGCGCGCGATCCGGACGGCGGTGTCGGCCGGAACGGCAGCGGCGGTCCGAACGGCCACAACGGCCGGAACGGCGACGGCACGGCGAACGGCGGCGAGGCGTCCGCTCCCGCCGAGGCCGACAGGGAGTCGGAGTCCGCCGAGGCAGAGGAAGGCGCCAGCCGATGA